In a single window of the Phocoena sinus isolate mPhoSin1 chromosome 7, mPhoSin1.pri, whole genome shotgun sequence genome:
- the CREB1 gene encoding cyclic AMP-responsive element-binding protein 1 isoform X6 yields the protein MSVNLNSERQFEDAASGDVQTYQIRTAPTSTIAPGVVMASSPALPTQPAEEAARKREVRLMKNREAARECRRKKKEYVKCLENRVAVLENQNKTLIEELKALKDLYCHKSD from the exons ATGTCAGTGAATTTGAATTCTGAACGTCAGTTTGAAGATG ctgcCTCTGGAGATGTACAAACATACCAGATTCGCACAGCACCCACTAGCACCATTGCCCCTGGAGTTGTTATGGCGTCCTCCCCAGCACTTCCTACACAACCTGCTGAAGAAGCAGCACGAAAGAGAGAGGTTCGCCTCATGAAGAACAG GGAAGCAGCACGAGAGTGTcgtagaaagaagaaagaatatgtgAAATGTCTAGAAAACAGAGTGGCAGTGCTTGAAAACCAAAACAAGACACTGATTGAGGAGCTAAAAGCACTTAAGGACCTTTACTGCCACAAATCAGATTAA
- the CREB1 gene encoding cyclic AMP-responsive element-binding protein 1 isoform X5: MTNAAATQPGTTILQYAQTTDGQQILVPSNQVVVQAASGDVQTYQIRTAPTSTIAPGVVMASSPALPTQPAEEAARKREVRLMKNREAARECRRKKKEYVKCLENRVAVLENQNKTLIEELKALKDLYCHKSD; this comes from the exons ATGACCAATGCAGCTGCCACTCAGCCGGGTACTACCATCCTACAGTATGCACAGACCACTGATGGACAGCAGATCTTAGTGCCCAGCAACCAAGTTGTTGTtcaag ctgcCTCTGGAGATGTACAAACATACCAGATTCGCACAGCACCCACTAGCACCATTGCCCCTGGAGTTGTTATGGCGTCCTCCCCAGCACTTCCTACACAACCTGCTGAAGAAGCAGCACGAAAGAGAGAGGTTCGCCTCATGAAGAACAG GGAAGCAGCACGAGAGTGTcgtagaaagaagaaagaatatgtgAAATGTCTAGAAAACAGAGTGGCAGTGCTTGAAAACCAAAACAAGACACTGATTGAGGAGCTAAAAGCACTTAAGGACCTTTACTGCCACAAATCAGATTAA